In Luteolibacter sp. Y139, the following proteins share a genomic window:
- a CDS encoding thioredoxin family protein, with protein MKTKYILAAACAALASFSPAFAGGEGWTPDFAAAKKQAAAEKKDLLMDFTGSDWCGWCIKLNDEVFKHDEFKAGVKDKFVLVELDYPQDKSKLSEETQKQNEELQGKYSIQGYPTILLCDPEGKPFAKTGYQEGGPEKYVAHLDELRAKKVTRDKSFADAEKAEGPAKAKALVAALDAMELEDEMVAAFYPTVVDQIKSSDPKDETGFGKKLAAKQKFAAFEEELNGFAAKKDHEGALAFVEKSAGEFEGDQKQQIVATKAMIYAQMGKFDEAIKAIDEAKAVAPDSEMAGQFDGFKKQLEMAKEKKAKGGDKEEEDDEKEEADQ; from the coding sequence ATGAAAACCAAATACATCCTCGCGGCCGCCTGTGCCGCCCTCGCCAGCTTCTCCCCCGCCTTCGCCGGCGGTGAAGGCTGGACCCCCGATTTCGCCGCCGCCAAAAAGCAGGCCGCCGCTGAAAAGAAGGACCTCCTCATGGACTTCACCGGCTCCGACTGGTGCGGCTGGTGCATCAAGCTCAATGACGAGGTCTTCAAGCACGATGAGTTCAAGGCCGGCGTGAAGGACAAGTTCGTCCTCGTCGAACTCGACTACCCTCAGGACAAGTCCAAGCTCTCCGAGGAAACCCAGAAGCAGAATGAAGAGCTTCAGGGCAAGTATTCCATCCAAGGCTACCCCACCATCCTGCTCTGCGATCCCGAGGGCAAGCCCTTCGCCAAGACCGGCTATCAGGAAGGCGGACCCGAAAAATACGTCGCCCATCTCGATGAGCTGCGCGCGAAGAAAGTCACCCGCGACAAGTCCTTCGCCGATGCCGAAAAGGCCGAAGGCCCCGCCAAGGCCAAGGCCCTGGTCGCCGCACTCGACGCCATGGAGCTCGAGGACGAAATGGTCGCCGCCTTCTACCCGACCGTCGTCGATCAGATCAAATCCTCCGACCCGAAGGACGAGACCGGCTTCGGCAAGAAGCTCGCCGCCAAGCAGAAGTTCGCCGCCTTCGAGGAAGAGCTGAATGGCTTTGCCGCCAAGAAAGATCACGAGGGCGCCCTTGCCTTCGTTGAAAAGTCCGCCGGCGAGTTCGAGGGCGACCAAAAGCAGCAGATCGTCGCCACCAAGGCCATGATCTACGCCCAGATGGGCAAGTTCGACGAAGCGATCAAGGCCATCGACGAAGCCAAGGCGGTCGCTCCCGACAGCGAAATGGCCGGCCAATTCGACGGCTTCAAGAAGCAGCTCGAAATGGCCAAGGAGAAGAAGGCCAAGGGCGGCGACAAGGAAGAGGAAGACGACGAAAAAGAAGAGGCAGACCAATAA
- a CDS encoding radical SAM protein, with the protein MRPRVFKEILKQTTSRCPECQKPAPAEVWKTAGTPAMVYLTRECPDHGEHTACISSDARFYWLAKGDPANACGPGCACSADPAGRDGTLGRNAGATDPAVEVLSTCLALIEIVDSCNLACPTCFADSPVGAAGDRLKAHSLESLQGRIRGVIERKGKMEILQLSGGEPTLHPEFFELVDWIHAEPGIDYCLVNTNGVRIGKEDGFLTELGTRARRGYFQLYLQYDGPQEAGQRELRGGDFREMKRAVMDRCEREGIPFTLAMTVTPENVAHLWDTIGEGLRYSCCRGVSFQPMFLSGRRPGIGGERLNTADIIIGAVEQSGGRLKYEDFTPLPCGDPNCATIGYLLRTPIGVRSISEFIDFASVQGFLRDKVRYELSDLIQCGCENTELGEILHRFEMKERDAFRLFIKPFMDAWTWDQDRIDRCCTHVIRPDGKLDSFCRYYSGFPDAS; encoded by the coding sequence ATGCGGCCGCGCGTTTTCAAAGAGATCCTGAAGCAGACGACCTCGCGTTGTCCGGAGTGCCAGAAGCCGGCTCCGGCGGAGGTGTGGAAGACGGCGGGGACGCCAGCGATGGTGTATCTGACGCGGGAGTGTCCGGATCACGGCGAGCACACGGCGTGCATCTCCAGCGATGCGCGCTTCTACTGGCTGGCGAAGGGTGATCCGGCGAATGCATGCGGGCCGGGGTGTGCGTGCTCGGCTGATCCGGCCGGGCGGGATGGGACGCTCGGGCGGAATGCGGGAGCCACGGATCCGGCGGTGGAGGTGCTATCGACGTGTCTGGCGCTGATCGAGATCGTGGACTCATGCAATCTGGCGTGTCCGACTTGTTTCGCGGATTCGCCGGTGGGAGCGGCGGGTGACCGGCTGAAGGCGCACTCGCTGGAGTCGCTGCAAGGGCGGATTCGCGGGGTGATCGAGCGGAAGGGGAAGATGGAGATTCTGCAGCTCTCCGGTGGGGAGCCGACGCTGCATCCGGAATTTTTCGAGCTGGTCGATTGGATTCATGCGGAGCCGGGAATCGACTACTGCCTGGTGAATACCAATGGGGTGAGGATCGGGAAGGAGGATGGGTTTCTGACGGAGCTGGGGACGCGGGCGCGGCGGGGGTATTTCCAGCTGTATCTGCAATACGATGGTCCGCAGGAGGCGGGGCAACGGGAGCTGCGTGGTGGTGATTTCCGCGAGATGAAGCGCGCGGTGATGGATCGCTGCGAGCGGGAGGGCATCCCCTTCACGCTGGCGATGACGGTGACGCCGGAGAATGTGGCGCATCTGTGGGATACGATCGGGGAAGGGCTGCGCTACTCGTGTTGTCGCGGGGTTTCCTTCCAGCCGATGTTTCTCTCCGGCAGGCGACCGGGTATTGGTGGCGAGCGGCTGAATACGGCGGACATTATCATTGGCGCGGTGGAGCAGTCGGGAGGGAGGCTGAAGTATGAGGACTTCACGCCGCTGCCGTGCGGGGATCCGAATTGTGCGACGATCGGGTATCTGCTGCGGACGCCGATCGGGGTGCGGAGCATTTCCGAGTTCATCGACTTCGCGAGTGTGCAGGGCTTCCTGCGGGACAAGGTGCGGTATGAACTGTCCGATCTGATCCAGTGCGGGTGTGAGAATACGGAGCTGGGAGAGATCCTTCATCGGTTCGAGATGAAGGAGCGGGATGCGTTCCGGCTTTTCATCAAGCCCTTCATGGATGCGTGGACGTGGGATCAGGATCGGATCGATCGCTGCTGCACGCATGTGATCCGGCCGGATGGGAAGCTGGATTCTTTCTGCAGGTATTATTCCGGGTTTCCGGATGCGTCATGA
- a CDS encoding ADP-ribosylglycohydrolase family protein: MTPTERAIESIQGLSVGDALGQCFFSLQADLEERVLRGDYLPEAPWHYTDDTEMSLSVLSMLLNLGRIDQDALAMSFAHGYSYDRAYGPAMHRALMRIREGEHWRSVAYSLFEGQGSYGNGAAMRAAPIGAYFAGSDDLVRHHAALAAEVTHAHPEGIAGAIAVAVAASVACDLRAAGRPACHEDFLNRVAELVPESEVRSRLFKAREMSSVGSIQFPVSVLGAGHEMSAQDTVPFALWCCGQSLGDFEKAIRLGLLGGVDRDTICAIIGGVVTCYTGSAAIPEEWIKRREPLPE, from the coding sequence ATGACTCCTACTGAGAGAGCCATCGAATCGATCCAAGGGCTTTCAGTGGGCGATGCCCTTGGGCAATGCTTCTTCAGCCTTCAGGCCGACCTTGAAGAGAGGGTCCTGCGAGGGGATTATCTGCCAGAAGCGCCATGGCACTACACCGACGACACGGAGATGTCTCTCTCGGTTCTGTCGATGTTGCTGAATCTCGGTCGCATCGACCAAGACGCCTTGGCGATGAGCTTTGCCCATGGCTACAGTTATGACCGGGCATATGGGCCAGCGATGCATCGGGCCCTCATGAGGATCCGCGAGGGAGAGCATTGGCGATCGGTGGCTTACTCGCTCTTCGAAGGCCAAGGCTCCTACGGAAATGGCGCTGCCATGAGAGCCGCGCCGATCGGGGCTTACTTTGCGGGTTCTGACGACTTGGTCCGGCACCATGCAGCACTGGCTGCAGAGGTGACCCACGCTCATCCCGAAGGAATCGCCGGTGCCATCGCAGTAGCCGTGGCGGCCAGTGTTGCGTGTGATTTGCGCGCCGCGGGAAGGCCTGCTTGCCACGAAGATTTCCTGAATCGGGTGGCAGAGCTTGTCCCGGAGAGCGAGGTTCGATCCCGGCTTTTCAAGGCGCGGGAAATGAGCTCTGTTGGGTCCATCCAGTTCCCCGTGTCTGTCCTTGGCGCGGGACACGAAATGTCCGCGCAGGACACCGTTCCATTTGCCTTGTGGTGCTGCGGCCAATCCCTGGGCGACTTCGAGAAAGCGATCCGGCTGGGTTTGCTTGGCGGCGTGGATCGGGACACGATCTGCGCCATCATCGGCGGCGTGGTCACTTGCTACACCGGATCAGCTGCCATCCCTGAGGAATGGATCAAGCGTAGGGAGCCACTGCCGGAATAG
- a CDS encoding prolipoprotein diacylglyceryl transferase, translating into MPTPSGSPVYALMLLLGIVIGAVYWFRVSKTDGRLPLIYFGGLVGAFAGAKIAYLLSEGWMHFHHPLRWQLWLSGKSIIGALPGGWAGVEIVKRSMGYRAVTGDRFALLLPVPLILGRIGCLYAGCCLGIECSFGRWPAVEVEIGFQVLALVALLVMKARRWQTGQHFHLYLMAYGLFRFGHEFLRATPKPFGGLSGYQLIALATVIAAGVAYRRRRGIAQEVQAMDAGFPG; encoded by the coding sequence ATGCCCACGCCTTCCGGTTCTCCTGTTTACGCATTGATGCTGCTGCTCGGCATCGTCATCGGAGCGGTGTATTGGTTCCGGGTTTCGAAGACGGATGGGCGGCTGCCTTTGATTTACTTCGGGGGATTGGTGGGGGCGTTTGCGGGGGCGAAGATCGCCTACCTGCTCTCGGAGGGGTGGATGCATTTCCATCATCCGCTGCGGTGGCAGCTGTGGCTTTCGGGGAAGTCGATCATCGGGGCACTGCCCGGAGGTTGGGCGGGAGTGGAGATCGTGAAGCGGTCGATGGGGTATCGGGCGGTGACGGGGGATCGATTTGCGCTGCTGCTGCCGGTGCCGCTGATTCTCGGGAGGATCGGTTGTCTGTATGCGGGGTGTTGTCTGGGGATCGAGTGTTCGTTCGGGAGGTGGCCGGCGGTTGAGGTGGAGATCGGGTTTCAGGTGTTGGCGCTAGTGGCACTGCTGGTGATGAAGGCGAGGCGCTGGCAGACGGGGCAGCATTTTCATCTGTATCTGATGGCGTATGGGCTCTTCCGCTTCGGTCATGAATTCCTGCGGGCGACGCCGAAGCCTTTTGGCGGATTGTCCGGGTATCAGTTGATTGCGCTGGCGACAGTGATTGCGGCGGGGGTGGCTTATCGGAGGCGGCGCGGGATAGCTCAGGAGGTGCAGGCAATGGACGCGGGTTTTCCTGGCTAA
- a CDS encoding DUF2625 family protein, with amino-acid sequence MRSIEELVDIQDSALPFVREAVEAHPGRCVMHPPSETAADALYRCQVTTRSPMGAIVYHTGGISVLDGWVRILGSGCPAIPRSLPEWNEGRTAGFYLVADDAFGGFFALDGGALGPGKGEVFYFSPRSLDWVELECTYSQFLVWACSDFRGFYDDMIWPGCESAIAGLGPDRCLFFWPPLWTTECVLPPGEIKDVPVAEAWGFQMDAARQLG; translated from the coding sequence ATGCGATCCATCGAAGAGCTCGTCGATATTCAGGACTCCGCCTTGCCCTTCGTCCGGGAGGCGGTGGAAGCACACCCCGGGAGATGCGTGATGCATCCGCCATCGGAGACGGCTGCGGACGCGCTGTATCGCTGCCAAGTGACAACCCGTTCGCCGATGGGTGCGATCGTTTATCATACGGGCGGGATCAGCGTGCTGGATGGCTGGGTGCGAATCCTCGGTTCGGGTTGCCCCGCCATTCCTCGCAGCTTGCCGGAATGGAATGAGGGACGGACAGCGGGGTTCTACTTGGTGGCGGACGATGCGTTCGGAGGATTCTTCGCCCTGGATGGAGGAGCACTGGGACCCGGGAAGGGCGAGGTCTTCTATTTTTCTCCGCGAAGCCTCGATTGGGTGGAGCTGGAGTGCACCTACAGCCAGTTCCTGGTCTGGGCCTGCTCCGATTTCCGAGGGTTCTATGACGACATGATCTGGCCGGGTTGCGAGAGTGCCATCGCAGGGTTGGGGCCGGATCGTTGCTTGTTCTTTTGGCCGCCGCTGTGGACTACGGAGTGCGTGCTGCCTCCGGGTGAGATCAAGGATGTGCCTGTGGCCGAAGCGTGGGGATTTCAGATGGATGCGGCCCGGCAATTGGGATGA
- a CDS encoding sodium:solute symporter family transporter, with protein MITTFDYLIIGVYLVFMLAIGLGFRKMSKNTSDYFRAGGAMPWWLTGASAWIFSFSAWTFTGAAGKVYETGTLVLLVFYATIVALIFAMRWTCVRFRRMRVITWMEAVRIRFGPFNEQFYTWIKLPLLLFFAGLGLNAIGVFMSSVFAMDMNVMLIALGVVVTLVAFAGGSWAVLASDFVQAFLIMTITICTAIMVLVRPEIGGLGGLMEKVPSAHFHWGELARPQLIVLWCLGTLWLKFSDENNIERSTMYLMTRSDADARKMVLIPLVGMLVGPLIWFIPSMAATILHPDLAAEFPNLKQPHEAAFVSVAMDVMPQGLLGLLLSAMLGATVTSMDAGLNKNVGIAIRSFYKPVLRPDASEKHLLVAGKICTLVFGAVIILFALYINKIRDTNLFDFVNQLAAYFLMPLALPLIYGLFYRRTPGWSAWSTALVAGAATWAIGKVCTPEWFQQVMGWEKPLNGDEKTYLKLGITTMGGTVVVGSAWFFFTSLFYKQAPVEERERIEGFFEKLETSVDEHGVGEVQTSVYRLLGTMCLAYGVFILMLMAIPNPLGGRMAFLFVGGTFCVVGVLLRRAGRTVVEVARRE; from the coding sequence ATGATCACCACTTTCGATTACCTCATCATCGGGGTGTACCTGGTCTTCATGCTGGCGATCGGGCTGGGTTTCCGGAAGATGAGCAAGAACACGTCCGACTACTTCCGGGCGGGCGGGGCGATGCCGTGGTGGTTGACGGGGGCGTCGGCGTGGATCTTCAGCTTCAGTGCGTGGACGTTCACGGGGGCGGCGGGGAAGGTGTATGAGACGGGGACGCTGGTGCTGCTGGTATTCTACGCGACGATCGTGGCGCTGATCTTTGCGATGCGGTGGACGTGTGTGCGGTTCCGGCGGATGCGGGTGATCACGTGGATGGAGGCGGTGCGGATTCGGTTCGGGCCTTTCAACGAGCAGTTCTACACGTGGATCAAGTTGCCGCTGCTGCTGTTCTTCGCGGGGCTGGGGCTGAATGCGATCGGGGTGTTCATGTCATCGGTGTTCGCGATGGACATGAATGTGATGTTGATCGCGCTGGGCGTGGTGGTGACGCTGGTGGCCTTCGCCGGTGGTTCGTGGGCGGTGCTGGCGAGTGACTTCGTGCAGGCGTTCCTGATCATGACGATCACGATCTGCACGGCGATCATGGTGCTGGTGCGGCCGGAGATCGGGGGGCTGGGGGGATTGATGGAGAAGGTGCCGAGCGCGCATTTCCATTGGGGTGAATTGGCGAGGCCGCAGTTGATCGTGCTGTGGTGCCTGGGGACGCTGTGGCTGAAGTTTTCCGACGAGAACAACATCGAGCGCTCGACGATGTACCTGATGACGCGGAGCGATGCGGATGCGCGGAAGATGGTGCTGATCCCATTGGTTGGGATGCTGGTGGGGCCGCTGATCTGGTTCATTCCATCGATGGCGGCGACAATCCTGCATCCGGATCTGGCGGCGGAGTTTCCGAACCTGAAGCAGCCGCATGAGGCGGCCTTTGTCTCGGTGGCGATGGATGTGATGCCGCAGGGGCTGTTAGGCTTGCTGCTTTCGGCGATGCTTGGTGCGACGGTGACGAGCATGGATGCGGGGCTGAACAAGAACGTGGGGATTGCGATCCGGAGCTTTTACAAGCCGGTGCTGCGGCCCGATGCGTCCGAGAAGCATCTGCTGGTGGCGGGGAAGATTTGCACGCTGGTCTTTGGCGCGGTGATCATTTTGTTCGCGCTCTACATTAACAAGATCCGGGACACGAACCTGTTCGACTTCGTAAACCAGCTCGCGGCCTACTTCCTGATGCCGCTGGCGTTGCCGTTGATCTACGGGCTGTTCTACCGGCGCACGCCGGGTTGGTCGGCGTGGAGCACGGCGCTGGTGGCGGGGGCGGCGACTTGGGCGATTGGGAAGGTCTGCACGCCGGAGTGGTTCCAGCAGGTGATGGGATGGGAGAAGCCGCTGAACGGGGATGAGAAGACGTATCTAAAGCTGGGGATCACGACGATGGGGGGAACGGTGGTGGTGGGGTCGGCGTGGTTCTTCTTCACGAGTCTCTTTTACAAGCAGGCGCCGGTGGAGGAGCGGGAGCGGATCGAGGGATTTTTTGAGAAGCTGGAGACATCGGTGGACGAGCATGGGGTGGGGGAGGTGCAGACTTCGGTGTATCGGCTGCTGGGGACGATGTGTCTGGCGTATGGGGTGTTTATCCTGATGCTGATGGCGATTCCGAATCCATTGGGCGGGCGGATGGCGTTTTTGTTCGTGGGGGGGACGTTTTGTGTGGTGGGGGTGTTGTTGAGGAGGGCGGGAAGGACGGTGGTGGAGGTGGCGCGGCGAGAGTAA
- the kduI gene encoding 5-dehydro-4-deoxy-D-glucuronate isomerase, whose translation MRVIHAPSPNETAALDTASLREAFLVEELFQPGKLTLVYTDLDRAIVGSAVPGAVPLELDAGEELRAQYFCERREIGVMNFAGKGSVTVDGTMYELEKCDCLYIGRGSRVVSFASDDAGEPAEFYLISYPAHAAYPTTKATPADANRVELGSKEECNERTICQYIHENGIKSCQLVLGYTEFKPGSIWNTMPAHTHLRRSEVYCYFDVPAGHAVLHMMGEPDETRPLWVHDKQAVLSPAWSIHCGCGTAAYRFVWAMGGENQAFTDMDKIAISDLR comes from the coding sequence ATGCGAGTCATCCACGCCCCGTCTCCGAACGAAACCGCCGCTCTCGACACTGCTTCGCTGCGCGAGGCTTTTCTGGTGGAGGAGTTGTTCCAGCCCGGGAAGCTGACTTTGGTTTATACGGATCTGGATCGGGCGATCGTGGGGTCGGCGGTGCCGGGGGCTGTGCCGCTGGAGTTGGATGCGGGCGAAGAACTACGGGCGCAGTATTTCTGCGAGCGGCGGGAGATCGGGGTGATGAATTTTGCGGGCAAGGGTTCCGTGACGGTGGACGGCACGATGTATGAGCTGGAGAAGTGCGACTGCCTCTACATCGGGCGGGGGAGCCGGGTGGTTTCGTTTGCCAGCGATGATGCGGGGGAGCCGGCGGAGTTTTATTTGATCAGCTATCCGGCGCATGCGGCTTACCCGACGACGAAGGCGACGCCGGCGGATGCGAATCGCGTGGAACTGGGCAGCAAGGAGGAGTGCAATGAGCGGACGATCTGCCAGTACATCCATGAGAACGGGATCAAGAGCTGCCAGCTGGTGCTAGGGTATACGGAGTTCAAGCCGGGGAGCATCTGGAACACGATGCCGGCTCACACGCACCTGCGGAGGAGTGAGGTGTATTGCTACTTCGATGTGCCGGCGGGTCATGCGGTGCTGCACATGATGGGCGAGCCGGATGAGACGCGGCCGCTGTGGGTGCATGACAAGCAGGCGGTGCTTTCGCCGGCGTGGTCGATTCACTGCGGCTGCGGGACGGCGGCGTATCGATTTGTGTGGGCGATGGGTGGGGAGAACCAGGCGTTCACTGACATGGACAAGATCGCGATTTCGGATTTGCGATGA
- a CDS encoding SDR family oxidoreductase, translating to MSVFSKFSLAGKTALVTGCKRGIGFAMAEGLAEAGADIIGVSASLEESGSEIEKAVTAHGRRFTAYRCDFADRAAVKAFAAKVLEEQGVPDILVNNAGVIQRTPVAEHPDEMWFDVIDVNLNAPFLLSREIGARMIERGSGKVIFTASLLTFQGGINVPGYAASKGGIGQLTKALANEWGPKGLQVNAIAPGYIATDNTEALRNDPAREQAILSRIPAGRWGEPDDFKGPVIFLASAASDYVNGEILVVDGGWMGR from the coding sequence ATGAGCGTGTTCTCCAAATTCTCTCTGGCCGGGAAGACGGCTCTCGTGACCGGATGCAAGCGTGGCATCGGGTTTGCGATGGCGGAGGGGCTTGCGGAGGCGGGGGCGGATATCATCGGGGTGAGCGCTTCGCTGGAGGAAAGCGGCAGTGAGATTGAGAAAGCGGTGACTGCGCATGGTCGCAGGTTCACGGCGTATCGATGCGACTTCGCGGATCGGGCTGCGGTGAAGGCTTTCGCGGCGAAGGTGCTGGAGGAGCAGGGAGTGCCGGACATCCTCGTGAACAACGCCGGGGTGATCCAACGGACACCGGTGGCGGAGCATCCGGATGAGATGTGGTTCGACGTGATTGACGTGAACCTGAATGCGCCGTTTTTGCTGAGCCGCGAGATTGGGGCTAGGATGATCGAGCGCGGATCGGGGAAGGTGATCTTCACGGCTTCGCTGCTGACCTTTCAGGGCGGGATCAATGTCCCGGGCTATGCAGCGTCGAAGGGTGGCATCGGACAGCTCACGAAGGCGCTGGCGAATGAATGGGGGCCGAAGGGCTTGCAGGTGAATGCAATCGCGCCGGGCTACATTGCGACGGATAATACCGAGGCGCTGCGGAATGATCCGGCGCGGGAGCAGGCGATCCTTTCACGCATACCTGCGGGGCGGTGGGGCGAGCCGGATGACTTCAAGGGTCCGGTGATCTTCCTGGCCAGTGCCGCTTCGGATTATGTGAACGGGGAGATCCTCGTCGTGGATGGCGGGTGGATGGGGAGGTGA
- a CDS encoding helicase-related protein, whose product MPATSTWKRGQRWVSDSEPELGLGIILDGSHGRVEIVFPAAGEQRCYAIDTAPLRRVKFQPGDRITTHEGVETTVDQVREEFGLRIYQTPSGEVTEAQLADSMCFSKPDERLFGGKLDDPGEFDLRGEALRRRAEMRRSPARGLAGARVDLIPHQLFIADEVANRLQPRVLLADEVGLGKTIEACLILHRLLITGRASRVLILVPEPLVHQWFVELLRRFNLTFDLFDEERCIAIEEGDPETNPFLDSQLVLAPLDFLADDEARATQAREAGWDVLVVDEAHHLDWTPEEAGANYEVVRTLAARTEGLLLLTATPQQLGPEGHFARLQLLDPGRYRDLRQYREETRQYEEVADLVDTLTKGGEASERLGALTAGRPRLLKAAADFLLEKEGSRERLIQDLLDGCGIGRVMFRNTRARLGGFPERLPLLAALKGDDEMATKVAWLTSLLEKLPAEEKVLVIAKTRELAEQIIESLRDTTGSVAALFHEDLTLIQRDRNAAFFADEDGARVLVCSEIGSEGRNFQFARHLVLFDLPDNVDLLEQRIGRLDRIGQRGTINIHVPYLKGTAEETRVRWIHEGLDAFRSSPQGAAEIQRELADSLDEALANPKKLKPLLTETEACRARISERLARGQDRLLEHSSHRPEQAAKAIATIKSWDDDAEFEDFLLRLFEHCGLHIEELSRRRYFLLPGNLKSDAFPALPNEGITVTLDRQRALEREQEAFLTWDHPMTRAALDLLLGSEAGNASFGIWESPSEKRMLLEAQVVVECVAPARLHVERFLPPVPLRIAVDHTGGDQTGDAALASAKLRRGDPASLLRNEAVKRKVLPTMLERVRDLGTEASRAVIESALQTMHAQLDSEISRLKDLAAMNDHVRPQEVDALVAREQELAAAIKSARVRIDAVRLVWKAPAV is encoded by the coding sequence ATGCCTGCCACCTCTACCTGGAAACGCGGCCAACGATGGGTCAGCGATAGCGAACCCGAACTCGGCCTCGGCATCATCCTCGACGGCTCCCACGGACGCGTCGAAATCGTCTTCCCCGCCGCAGGCGAGCAGCGCTGCTACGCCATCGATACCGCGCCGCTACGCCGCGTGAAGTTCCAGCCCGGTGACCGCATCACCACTCACGAAGGTGTCGAGACCACCGTCGACCAGGTCCGCGAGGAATTCGGCCTCCGCATTTATCAAACCCCGTCCGGCGAGGTCACCGAAGCCCAGCTCGCTGACTCCATGTGCTTCAGCAAGCCGGACGAGCGCCTCTTCGGTGGCAAGCTCGATGACCCCGGCGAGTTCGACCTCCGCGGCGAAGCCCTCCGCCGTCGCGCCGAGATGCGTCGCTCTCCCGCCCGCGGCCTCGCCGGCGCACGCGTCGATCTCATCCCGCACCAGCTCTTCATCGCCGATGAGGTGGCGAATCGCCTCCAGCCCCGCGTCCTCCTCGCCGATGAAGTCGGCCTCGGCAAGACCATCGAGGCCTGCCTCATCCTTCATCGCCTGCTAATCACCGGCCGCGCCTCCCGCGTGCTCATCCTCGTTCCCGAGCCGCTGGTTCACCAGTGGTTCGTCGAGCTCCTGCGTCGCTTCAATCTGACCTTCGATCTCTTCGATGAAGAGCGCTGCATCGCCATTGAGGAAGGCGATCCGGAGACCAATCCTTTCCTCGATAGCCAGCTCGTCCTCGCTCCTCTCGACTTCCTTGCGGACGACGAAGCCCGCGCCACCCAAGCCCGCGAAGCTGGCTGGGACGTGCTCGTCGTCGATGAAGCGCATCACCTCGACTGGACACCCGAGGAAGCCGGCGCGAACTACGAGGTCGTTCGTACTTTGGCCGCCCGGACCGAGGGTCTGCTCCTCCTCACCGCCACCCCGCAGCAGCTCGGACCCGAGGGCCACTTCGCGCGCCTCCAGCTGCTCGATCCCGGCCGCTACCGCGACCTCCGCCAGTATCGCGAGGAGACCCGTCAATACGAGGAAGTCGCCGATCTGGTCGACACCCTCACAAAAGGCGGCGAAGCCAGTGAGCGCCTTGGTGCCCTCACCGCAGGACGCCCGCGCCTCCTGAAAGCCGCCGCCGATTTCCTCCTGGAGAAGGAAGGCTCACGCGAGCGCCTCATCCAGGATCTTCTCGACGGCTGCGGCATTGGCCGGGTCATGTTCCGGAATACCCGCGCCCGCCTAGGCGGCTTCCCGGAGCGCCTTCCCCTCCTCGCCGCACTCAAGGGCGACGACGAAATGGCTACCAAGGTCGCTTGGCTCACCTCGCTGTTAGAAAAGCTCCCGGCCGAGGAGAAGGTCCTCGTCATCGCCAAGACCCGCGAACTCGCTGAGCAAATCATCGAGTCCCTTCGCGATACCACCGGCTCCGTCGCCGCGCTCTTCCACGAAGACCTCACGCTCATCCAGCGCGACCGGAATGCTGCCTTCTTCGCCGACGAAGATGGTGCCCGCGTCCTCGTCTGCTCCGAGATCGGCAGTGAAGGCCGGAACTTCCAGTTCGCCCGCCACCTCGTCCTCTTCGATCTCCCGGACAATGTCGATCTGTTGGAGCAACGCATCGGCCGCCTCGATCGCATCGGCCAGCGCGGAACCATCAATATTCACGTCCCCTACCTGAAGGGCACCGCCGAAGAAACCCGAGTCCGCTGGATTCACGAAGGCCTCGATGCCTTCCGCTCCAGCCCGCAGGGCGCCGCCGAGATCCAACGCGAACTCGCCGACTCTCTCGACGAGGCCTTGGCAAACCCGAAGAAGCTGAAGCCCCTCCTCACCGAGACCGAAGCCTGCCGCGCCCGCATCTCCGAACGCCTGGCCCGCGGCCAGGACCGCCTGTTAGAACACTCTTCCCACCGTCCTGAACAAGCGGCGAAAGCCATCGCCACCATCAAGTCATGGGACGATGACGCGGAGTTCGAGGACTTCCTCCTCCGCCTCTTCGAGCACTGCGGACTCCACATCGAGGAGCTCAGCCGCCGCCGCTACTTCCTCCTCCCCGGCAATCTCAAGTCGGACGCCTTCCCCGCCCTGCCGAACGAAGGCATCACCGTCACGCTCGATCGCCAGCGCGCCCTCGAGCGCGAACAGGAAGCCTTCCTCACCTGGGATCATCCCATGACCCGCGCCGCCCTCGACCTCCTGTTAGGCTCGGAAGCCGGCAATGCCTCCTTCGGCATTTGGGAATCCCCCTCGGAAAAGCGCATGCTCTTGGAAGCACAGGTCGTCGTCGAATGCGTCGCCCCCGCCCGCCTTCACGTCGAGCGCTTCCTGCCCCCCGTCCCGCTCCGCATCGCCGTCGATCACACCGGCGGCGACCAGACCGGCGATGCCGCCCTCGCCTCCGCCAAGCTCCGCCGCGGCGACCCCGCTAGCCTCCTGCGGAATGAAGCCGTGAAGCGCAAGGTCCTCCCCACCATGCTCGAGCGCGTCCGCGACCTCGGCACCGAAGCCAGCAGGGCAGTCATCGAGTCCGCCCTGCAAACCATGCACGCCCAACTCGACAGCGAGATCTCCCGCCTCAAGGACCTCGCCGCCATGAACGACCACGTCCGCCCCCAAGAGGTCGACGCACTCGTCGCCCGCGAACAAGAACTCGCCGCCGCCATCAAGTCCGCCCGCGTCCGCATCGACGCCGTCCGCCTCGTCTGGAAAGCCCCCGCCGTCTAA